Proteins found in one Oncorhynchus gorbuscha isolate QuinsamMale2020 ecotype Even-year linkage group LG15, OgorEven_v1.0, whole genome shotgun sequence genomic segment:
- the glipr2l gene encoding GLI pathogenesis-related 2, like, with the protein MGKSASKQFSGEVLRSHNEYRRKHQAPPLKLSSKLSRDATRYAESLASTRILKHSVESSKGSCGENLAWASYDQPGKDVADRWYDEVKQYNFNRPGFSSGTGHFTAMVWKGSKKLGVGKASAPDGSSFVVARYFPAGNITNQGHFDNNVLPPKD; encoded by the exons CTTCTAAGCAGTTTTCGGGGGAGGTGTTGCGTAGTCATAACGAGTATCGTAGGAAGCACCAAGCGCCCCCTCTGAAGCTGAGCAGCAAGCTGAGTAGAGATGCCACTAG GTATGCTGAGTCTCTGGCCAGCACACGGATCCTGAAGCACAGTGTTGAGTCCAGTAAGGGGAGCTGTGGCGAGAACCTGGCCTGGGCCTCCTATgaccaaccag GGAAGGATGTGGCCGACCGCTGGTATGACGAGGTAAAACAATACAACTTCAACCGCCCCGGCTTCTCCTCTGGCACAG gtCATTTCACAGCAATGGTGTGGAAGGGCAGTAAGAAGCTGGGTGTGGGGAAGGCCAGTGCGCCAGATGGCTCGTCATTCGTGGTAGCCAGGTACTTTCCAGCAGGGAACATCACCAACCAGGGACACTTTGACAACAACGTCCTGCCGCCCAAGGACTGA